The Macrobrachium nipponense isolate FS-2020 chromosome 19, ASM1510439v2, whole genome shotgun sequence genome contains a region encoding:
- the LOC135211203 gene encoding trichohyalin-like, whose translation MLQLVDLIKRMQKSKGAMDSRVGKKRKEQVKRKAEHQPVRRTQTEQPAAKKPRGREEQRARKPPATQKPRGHDERRARRPPATLNPRGHDERRARRTQANKKPRGHDERRARRPPPTKKPKRHDERRAQRAPFKESPPEHNKRKAAKPPVRPRMWQEVQEERDELVFALLDQMGNLYPVSENIFLINHLDKHVYELEAATKDHLEKVITKVKQCRCHPLGSEEKEKPRLGRRKLNKLLAKRKRLLDALYLQVEGIDPAEENLSIIYHLDGHILDLLLAGRGAMAAVIAETKNCQCQAFEGPKKKKWKKVREQKDELIYDLMIRIERKEPVPANLTVIDHLEHHIRDLERAAAHELKAVIKSIKKCSCQAALPKKLKKDREEKPPFGMMSWKNVLREMNNLMKKLSEQLNEGNDFTLRGHLENHLWLLQRAKVGDLEFLLEKVRNCWCQNPWEYGTYGQESTIQETESVVEYSSSYGFEDIPGDRREYSSSRESSPHYGFEDFPGDRDEYSSSYEESAHYEYSSSVSLERTGEWSSQELSTERQQRGESRDRETPRTNSSDTLISLYEGEPSLAIIVEQQLREKLQEDKNSLINEMKRNDEARELLLNERRALDAERERFHQEKAELDIVRQQFHEEKAAFEMELAQRRAVDLEWEALQKEKETFCKELVDWSEELRREKENLLRNQERFVQDMKLEREALQNEKRLFATNLIKIRGDLMKEKEDLIMTQEKLRLDIDAFTKEKEEFDRESRRRQGFQDRKDEQEKDSRLQEKHQDINRRSVDTQTKRRGKDTVQDMSEDFFRAHESLQNTRTEDVSEEEVNLSTKSTTADKFPKSKTRGEKYTSGKCSNELHTVERYSNNSCVNCLLDEVIDELRRICEKITLIEGI comes from the coding sequence ATGCTCCAGCTTGTTGATCTCATCAAAAGGATGCAGAAGTCCAAAGGAGCGATGGACTCTCGTGTtggaaaaaaacgaaaagagcAAGTAAAACGGAAGGCTGAGCATCAACCAGTGCGACGAACCCAGACAGAACAGCCTGCTGCCAAGAAGCCCAGAGGACGCGAAGAACAGAGGGCTCGAAAACCACCAGCtacccagaagcccagaggacaTGATGAACGGAGGGCTCGTAGACCACCGGCTACCCTGAACCCCAGAGGGCACGATGAACGGAGAGCTCGAAGAACACAAGCTAACAAGAAGCCCAGAGGACACGATGAACGGAGGGCTCGTAGACCACCTCCTACCAAAAAGCCTAAAAGGCACGATGAACGGAGGGCTCAAAGAGCACCTTTCAAAGAAAGCCCCCCAGAACACAATAAACGGAAGGCAGCCAAACCACCTGTTAGGCCGAGGATGTGGCAGGAGGTACAGGAAGAAAGAGACGAACTGGTCTTTGCGTTGTTGGACCAGATGGGGAATTTGTAtccagtctctgaaaatatctttttaataaaccacTTAGACAAACACGTCTATGAACTTGAAGCGGCCACAAAAGACCATTTGGAAAAGGTGATTACGAAAGTCAAGCAGTGCCGCTGTCACCCGTTAGgttcagaagaaaaagaaaagccgCGTCTTGGTCGGAGGAAGCTAAATAAGTTGCTGGCAAAACGGAAACGTTTATTGGATGCGCTGTATTTACAAGTTGAAGGCATTGATCCAGCGGAGGAGAACCTCTCCATCATATATCACCTGGATGGTCACATACTGGACCTCCTTCTGGCTGGAAGAGGCGCGATGGCAGCAGTCATAGCAGAGACCAAGAACTGCCAATGTCAAGCCTTCGAAGgaccaaagaagaagaaatggaagaaggtGAGAGAACAGAAGGACGAGTTAATCTACGATCTGATGATCCGGATAGAAAGGAAGGAGCCAGTCCCGGCAAATCTCACTGTGATAGATCACTTGGAACATCACATCCGGGACCTCGAGAGGGCAGCAGCACATGAGCTCAAAGCTGTGATCAAGAGCATCAAAAAATGCTCATGTCAAGCTGCACTGCCCAAGAAATTGAAGAAAGATCGGGAGGAGAAGCCGCCCTTTGGGATGATGAGTTGGAAGAACGTTCTGAGAGAAATGAATAATCTAATGAAGAAATTGTCAGAACAGTTAAACGAAGGAAACGACTTCACGCTAAGAGGACACTTGGAGAACCACCTGTGGCTCCTCCAGCGAGCAAAAGTAGGAGACCTCGAGTTCCTTCTAGAAAAGGTGCGAAACTGTTGGTGCCAGAATCCATGGGAATATGGAACTTATGGACAAGAGAGCACCATTCAGGAAACGGAAAGCGTCGTAGAATATTCATCCTCATATGGATTTGAAGATATTCCAGGCGACAGACGCGAATATTCGTCTTCTCGTGAAAGTTCGCCCCATTATGGGTTTGAAGACTTTCCAGGAGACAGAGACGAATATTCGTCCTCTTATGAAGAGTCCGCCCATTACGAATATTCGTCCTCTGTTTCACTAGAGAGAACCGGAGAATGGTCGTCGCAGGAGCTTTCCACAGAAAGACAGCAGAGAGGAGAGTCCAGAGATCGAGAGACTCCCAGGACAAATAGTAGTGATACACTCATCAGCCTCTATGAAGGCGAACCCTCTCTTGCCATCATCGTCGAACAGCAACTCAGGGAGAAATTGCAAGAGGATAAGAATTCCCTCATTAACGAGATGAAAAGGAACGACGAAGCGAGAGAGCTTTTACTAAATGAGAGACGTGCTCTCGATGCGGAAAGGGAACgcttccaccaggaaaaggcagAGCTCGACATTGTGCGACAGCAGTTCCATGAAGAGAAGGCCGCCTTTGAGATGGAACTCGCTCAAAGGAGGGCCGTGGATTTGGAATGGGAAGCCCTCCAGAAAGAGAAGGAAACCTTCTGCAAAGAACTCGTCGACTGGAGTGAAGAgctgagaagagagaaagagaaccttCTCAGGAATCAAGAGAGGTTCGTCCAGGACATGAAATTGGAGAGGGAAGCCCTGCAGAATGAGAAGAGGCTCTTCGCTACTAACCTCATAAAAATAAGAGGAGACCTGATGAAGGAAAAAGAGGACCTCATTATGACCCAGGAGAAGCTGAGGCTAGACATTGATGCCTTcaccaaagagaaagaagaattcGATCGAGAGTCTCGAAGACGACAGGGCTTCCAAGACAGGAAGGACGAACAGGAAAAGGATTCGAGACTCCAAGAAAAGCATCAGGATATAAACCGCAGATCAGTCGACACCCAAACAAAGAGACGGGGGAAAGACACAGTGCAGGACATGAGCGAGGACTTCTTCAGAGCTCATGAATCATTACAAAACACAAGAACGGAGGACGTCAGTGAAGAGGAGGTTAATTTAAGCACGAAGTCTACTACAGCTGACAAATTTCCGAAGTCGAAAACTCGAGGAGAAAAATACACGAGTGGGAAATGTTCGAATGAACTGCATACCGTCGAAAGATACTCAAATAATTCGTGCGTAAACTGTCTTCTGGATGAAGTGATCGACGAACTTCGTAGAATCTGCGAGAAAATAACCCTAATAGAGGGCATATAA